The DNA sequence CCGGGTGGCACCGCGCCGAGAAGGACCTGTTCCCGCCCGCCGGCTACACGGCGTTGACCGCCGCCGAGCGCTCAGCCATCGCCGACCGCATGGTGGCCGACACCAAGGACCTCGTTGAGCGCACCCGCACGCTGGAGATCTCCGCGGACATGCTGGGCAACGGCGCCAAGGAGCTCCTGGATGAAGTTGCCACCGGAAAAGTGACAGGTGAAGAGGAAATCTGGTCGCACACGGACCTTTGGGACTTCCAGGCGAACGTGGACGGTGCCCGCATCGCGTTCGAAAACCTCAAGCCGGCCCTGCAGCAGAAGGACGCCGCCCTGGCCGCGTCGCTGGATGAGAAGTTCGCCGCGCTGCAGGCCGAACTCGCCACCCATGCCCAGGGTGCCGCCTTCACCTCCTACGACAAGCTGACGCCGGAACAGGTCCAGCGGCTGGCCTCCCTGGTGGACGCCCTTGGGGAGCCCCTGTCCCGGCTGACGGCGGCGGTGGTCCTGTGACCGGCTGCCCGTTCAGCGGCCGGGCGCCGGAGGCATCGGAGCCAACCACCGGGCCCGCTTCCGCCCAGGCACCGTTGGACCCCGCCGTAGGGGAACGGCCGACGGCGGGCGCACGTCTGAGCAGGCGCGGACTGTTTGGCATCGCCGGACTGGGCGGGGCTGCGGCAGGACTGGCGGCCGGCTTCCTTGGCCACGACGCGGTGGCGGCCTCCGCGGCACCTCCCGCCGCCGACAGTCCGGTGGTCCCCTTCCACGGGGACCACCAGGCCGGCATCACCACCCCCGCCCAGGACCGCCTGCACATGGCCGCGTTCGACGTCACCACCACCAAACGCGACGAGCTCATCCAGCTGCTCAAGGACTGGACACGCGCGGCCGAAGCCCTGACCGAAGGCCGCCCTGCCGGCGCAACCGGCGCGGTGGATGGCCCCTACGGCGCTCCGCCCGAGGACACCGGCGAGGCCCTGGACCTCAACGCGGGCAAGCTGACCCTGACCTTCGGCTTCGGCGCCGGCCTGTTCGAGAAGGACGGCGTGCCCCGGTTTGGCCTGGACGGCCGGCGGCCCGAGGCCCTGATCGACCTGCCGCACTTCCCCGGCGACGACCTGGACCCCGCCCGCAGCGGCGGCGACCTGGTGGTCCAGGCCTGCGCCGACGACCCCCAGGTTGCCGTCCACGCCATCCGGAACCTGGCCAGGATCGGGTTCGGAAAGGTCCGGGTGCGGTGGTCCCAGCTGGGATTCGGCCGGACCTCATCCACCACCCGTGCCCAGCAGACCCCTCGGAACCTCTTCGGCTTCAAGGACGGCACCAACAACCTCAAGGTCGAGGACGACCAACTGCTGGACCAGCACGTGTGGGCCACGGCCGGCCGGCCTGAAGATGCCTGGCTGGCGGGCGGCAGCTACCTGGTGGCGCGGCGGATCCGGATGCACATCGAGACCTGGGACCGGACGTCGCTGGGCGAGCAGGAGGGCCTGATCGGCAGGACCAAGGGCACGGGCGCACCCCTGTCCGGCGGCGAGGAATTCACCGAGCCCGACTTCACCCGGCAAGGCAAAGGCGGCAAACCCCTGATTCCGCTCGATTCCCACATGCGGATGGCCCACCCCAGCCAGAACAGCGGCGTCCGGATGCTGCGCCGGGGCTATAACTACACGGACGGTTCCGACGGCGTAGGCCACCTCGATGCCGGCCTGTTCTTCATCGCCTTCGTCACCGATCCCCGGAGCCACTACGTCCCCATGCAGATGGCAATGGCCAAGGGCGACACCCTGGCCGTGGAGTACCTGAAGCACACGGGGTCGGGGCTGTTCGCCGTTCCCGGCGGGGTGAAGCCCGGCGGATTCATCGGGGACGGGCTGTTCGCATAGCCGCTCGGGTGTCCGACGGCGGGGTCCCGGCTACTGCTGCCGGCCCGCCATCCGCTCCAGCCGGGCGATCCGGTCCCGCATGGGCGGGTGGGTGGCGAACAGCTTGTTCATGCCGCCGCCGCGGAACGGGTTGGCGATCATCAGGTGCGAGGCGTTGACCAGCCGCTGGTCCTGCGGCAAGGGCGCAAGGCTGACGCCGCGCTCAATCTTGGCCAGGGCTGAGGCGAGCGCCAGCGGATCGCCGGTGAGCTGCGAACCGTCCTCGTCGGCGTCGTACTCCCTGGTGCGGGAGATGGCCATCTGGATCAGCGACGCCGCGAAAGGCGCCAGCAGTGCCATGGCGATCATGGCCAGCGGGTTGGCGTTGCGCCGGTCTCCGCCCCCGAAGAACAGCAGCATCTGCCCCACCGAGGTGATCACGCCGGCGACCGCTGCGGCCACGGACGAGGTGAGGATGTCGCGGTTGTAGACGTGCATGAGCTCGTGGCCCAGGACTCCGCGGAGTTCGCGCGGGTCCAGCAGCTGCAGGATGCCCTCGGTGCAGCAGACGGCGGCGTTTTGCGGGTTGCGGCCGGTGGCGAAGGCGTTGGGGTTCATGGTGGGCGAGACGTAGATCCGCGGCATGGGCTGGTTGGCGCGCATGGAGAGCTCGCGGACAATCTGGTACAGCTGCGGCGCCTGGGCTTCGGTCACCGGGAAGGCCTGCATGGAGCGGATGGCGATCTTATCGCTGTTCCAGTACCCGTAGAACGTGGTGCCGACGCCGATCAGGGCCATGATCCAGATGGGCGCCGAACTGCGGGTGCCGACGCCGATGATCGCACCGAGGCCCAGCAGGACTGCCCACAGCACCCCGAAAAGCGCCGCGGTCTTCAGACCGTTGTGATGGTTGTGCACGTTTCCTCCTTGCTTAAGGAACGGCTTGCTAGGGCACCGGGTTCCGGGCGTCGTACTTCCGGAAACCGGGCTGCAGTTTCGCCGCCAGCCACGCCCCCGCGATGCACAGCGCACCGCCAACCAGCAGGACCCAGCCCTCATTCAAAAGCTTAGTCGCGCCGCCGGCCAGCAGGTCCCCGATCCGGGGGCCGCCGGCCACCACCACGATGAACACCCCCTGCAGGCGTCCACGCAGGTGGTCCGGGGCCGCGGCCTGAAGGATGGTGTTGCGGAAGACGCTGCTGATGGAGTCGGCGATCCCGGCCAGCGCGCAGCAGGCGGCGGCAGGCAGCAGCCACAGGGTGACGGCACCGTCCGGCGCGGGCCCGGCGAGCAGCACCACCAGGCCGAAGGCGCCAATGGACGCACCCCAGCCCATGACGGAAACCACGACGGCGGTCCCCTGGCGGCGCACGCTGCCCAGCGGACCGGAGAACAGCCCGGCCAGGAAGGCCCCGACGGCGGTGCAGGCCAGCAGGATGCCCACGGTCGCCTCGCCGCCGCCGATCATGAGGGCAGCGACGGCGGGGAGCAGCGCCCGCGGCTGGGCAAGGACCATGGCCACGAGGTCGATGATGAAGGTCATCCGGAGGTTGGGGCGCGTTCCCAGGAAGCGGAAACCCTCAACCACGGAACGAAGTCCCACTTTGCTGCGGGTTCCGGCTGGTGGCATGGGCGGAAGCCGGTAGACGGCCCAGAGGACGAACGCGAAGCTGGCGAAGTCGATGGTGTATGTCCAGCCGAACCCCAGCCACGCCACCAGGACGCCGGCCAGCAGCGGCCCGGCGGTCATGGCCAGGCCCAGGGACAGCATGCTCAGGGCGTTGGCCGCCGGCAGGAGTTCCTTGCGGATGAGCATCGGGATGATGGCACTGCGGGCCGGCTGGTTGATGGCCTGGGCCCCGCTTTGCAGCGCCACCAGCAGGTACAGCACCCACACGTTGCCCAGCTGCAGCCAGGCCTGCAGCGCGATCAGGCCGGTGGTCAGCCAGAGGACCGTGGAGGCCAGCAGGGCGATGCGCCGGCGGTCGTGCGCGTCCGCGATGGAGCCGCCCATCAGGCCGCCCACCACCAGGGGAACCAGCGCGAAGATGCCCAGCAGGCCAACGTAGAAGCTGTCCTGGGTCAGCCGGTACACCTCAAGGCTCACCGCCACCAGGGTGAGTTGGCTGCCGACGGCGGACACTGCCGATCCCAGCCACAGCCGGCGGAATGCGGGGCTTTCCTTGAGCGGCGTGACATCGGCAAGTATTTTCCCCACCCCGCAACACTAGCGGGCGACACGGAAAGGTAAGCCGAGCCTTATTGTGAGTTATTAATAATAAGTGTTTCAATGGAGCCATGACGGAGCACTTTGATGGCCAGGAAGCATGGGCTGCAGCCCTGCGCGCCCATGGCCGCAGGGTGACCAAGCAGCGGCTCGCTGTACTCGCCGCCGTCGAACGCCACCCCCACTCCCCTGCCGAAAGCATCCTCGCCGCCGCCCGGACGGAACTGCCGGAACTCACGGCGCAGTCCGTCTACGTGGTCCTCGGCGACCTGACGGACCTGCACATGCTGCGCCGGTTCGAGCCGCCGCACTCCCCCGCACTGTATGAAACGCGGGTGGGCGACAACCACCACCACGCCATCTGCATCAGTTGCGGCCGCGTGGAAGACGTGGACTGCGCCGTCGGCCACGCCCCCTGCCTTACACCGCACTGGAACCCGGACGCCAAGCCGATGACCATCCAGATTGCGGACGTCATGTACCAGGGCATCTGCCAGGAATGCCAGCAGGCCCAACAGCTACCTCCCCCCAGTCCCTCGCAAGAAAAAGAGAAATAGGAGAACAATGACTGCCGTTTCCACAACCCAGTCAGGTGCACCGGTTACGTCCGACGCACACTCGAAGTCAGTTGGTGCCGATGGTGCTATCATCCTGACTGACCACTACCTGGTGGAGAAGCTCGCCCAGTTCAACCGTGAGCGGGTTCCGGAGCGCGTAGTGCACGCCAAGGGCGGCGGCGCATTCGGTACGTTCAAGGCCACCGAGGACATCTCCAAGTACACCAAGGCAGCGTTCCTGCAGCCTGGCGTCGAGACCGAGATGCTGATCCGCTTCTCCTCCGTGGCCGGCGAGAACGGCTCCCCGGACACCTGGCGCGACCCCCGCGGTTTCGCCGTGAAGTTCTACACCACCGAGGGCAACTACGACCTCGTGGGCAACAACACCCCCGTCTTCTTCATCCGCGACGGCATCAAGTTCCCGGACTTCATCCACTCCCAGAAGCGCCTGCCCGGCACGCACCTGCGCGACGCCGACATGCAGTGGGACTTCTGGACCCTGTCCCCCGAGTCCGCCCACCAGGTCACCTGGCTGATGGGCGACCGCGGCCTGCCCGCCTCCTGGCGCGAGATGCAGGGCTACGGCTCGCACACCTACCAGTGGATCAACGCCGAGGGCGAGCGTTTCTGGGTCAAGTACCACTTCAAGTCCAACCAGGGCGTGAACTCCATGACCTCCGAGCAGGCCGAACAGCTTGCCGGCTCCGACGCGGACTTCTACATCCGCGACCTGTCCGAGAACATCGAAGCCGGCAACTTCCCGTCCTGGGACCTGCACGTGCAGGTCATGCCGTACGAGGATGCCAAGACCTACCGCTTCAACCCGTTCGACCTCACCAAGGTGTGGCCGCACGCGGACTACCCGCTGATCAAGGTGGGCACCATGGAGCTGAACAAGAACCCGGAGAACTACTTCGCGCAGATCGAGCAGGCCACCTTCGCGCCGTCGAACTTCGTGCCCGGCATCGCCGCTTCCCCGGACAAGATGCTGCAGGCCCGCATCTTCTCCTACGCGGACGCACACCGCTACCGCGTGGGCACCAACCACGCCCAGATCCCGGTGAACCAGCCCAAGAACCAGGTCAACAACTACAGCCAGGACGGCCAGGGACGTTTCCTCTTCAACGCCCCCTCCGTTCCGGTCTATGCGCCGAATACCTTTGGCGGCCCGGCTGCCGTTGAGCCGCAGAACCCGGCCGGCGGCTGGGAGAACGACGGCGAGCTGACCCTCGCCGCGCACTCCCTCCACGCCGAGGATGGCGACTTCGTTCAGGCCGGCGCGCTGTACCGCGAGGTCTACAACGAAGGTGAAAAGGCCCGTTTCCTGGAGACCATCACCGGTGCTGTGGGCGGCGTGAAGCGCTCCGACATCAAGGAACGTGCCATCCAGTACTGGACCAACGTCGACGCCGAGCTGGGCGCCAAGCTCCGCGCCAACCTCGGCGCCGGTGCCGCCCCGTCGGCTCCGGCTTCGGACGCTGAGTCCGCCAACAAGATCGGCTAGTCAGGCCTCCTGCCGGCTGAATTAAAGAACACCCCGTCACGGTCTTCCGTGGCGGGGTGTTCTGCTGTCCGGCTCCGGTTGTGCACATACGGCGCCGGGGATCTGGCCGGTTGGGGACGGCGGCCCTAGGCTCCGTAGATGAACACTTTCGCAGGCATTCCCCCGGAAGCCTTCCGCTTCTACGCGCAGCTGGAGGACAACAACAACCGCGACTGGTGGCTGGAACACAAAGCCACGTACGACGAATCAGTCAAGGAGCCCCTCACCCTCCTGCTCTCCGAGCTGGAGCCCGAGTTCGGACCTGCCAAGCTCTTCCGCCCCAACCGGGACATCCGATTCTCGCTGGACAAATCACCGTACAAGACCGCCCAGGGAGCCTTCGCCGCACGCCAGGAAGGCGTGGGTTTCTACCTTCAAATCAACGCAGACGGGCTGTTGATCGGCGGCGGCTACCACTCCCACACTCCCGCGCAGCTGGCCCGGTTCCGCGCGGCCGCTGACGCTTCCGCCAGCGGCGCAGCCCTGCAGGACATTGTGGATGCCGTGGCCGGGGCCGGTTTTGCCATCGAGGGTGAGAAGCTGAAAACCGTCCCGCGGGGTTTCGACAAGGACCATCCCCGCGCCGAACTGCTCAAGCACAAATCGCTGTCCGCGGGTGTCGAGGTGGGCCAGCCGGAGTGGGTGTCCACACCGGCCGCGAAGGAGCAGATCGCGGAACGCTGGCGGCAGCTGCGGCCGCTCGTGGAATGGGTGGGACGGTACGCGGCGCCGTGACCGGCCGGGAGCGCTGAACCGGGCTGTGCGGCAGCCGGAAATGCGGACCGCCCGGAAACGCGGCTGCCCGCCCGGCGCAGGCCGGGCGGGCAGGTCAACAGCGGGGGTTGCGGGCCGTCAGGTCCGGCTCAGTTCGTCCTCGTCTTCAGGCTCCGCGGCTTTCCGGGGAGCCGCGCCGGACGCGCCATTGACGCTCGCGTTGGCCTCGGCGAAACGCTCATTGAGCCGCGAGTGGCGCTGGCCGTAGGCGAAGTAGATGGCCAGGCCCAGCACCAGCCAGAAGGCGAAGAAGATCCAGGTCTCCACAGCGAGGTTGGTCATCAGGTAGAGGCACAGCACCGCAGAGACGATGGGCAGCACCTTGCCGAACGGAACCCGGAAGGCCGGCTTCAGGTCCGGGCGCTTCTTGCGGAGCACCAGGATGCCCAGGCTGACCACCACGAACGCGGACAGCGTACCGATGTTGATCATTTCCTCGAGCAGATCCACGTTGGTGAGGCCTGCAACCAGCGCCACCGCGGCACCGCAGATGACCTGGAGGCGCACGGGAGTGGACCGCTTGTCGCTGGTCTTGGACAGCGCCCGGGGCAGCAGGCCGTCGCGGCTCATGGCCAGCACCACGCGGGACAGGCCCATGAGGAGCACCATGATCACGGTGGTCAGGCCCACCAGGGAACCGAAGGCGATGACCTTGGCCGCGGAGGTGTCTCCCACTGCCTCGAAGGCCGTGGTGAGGGTGGGGCTCTTGGCTTCGGCAAGCTGGGTGTAGGACACCATGCCGGTCAGGGCCAGGGACACGAGGATGTAGAGCAGCGTGACCAGGGCCAGGCCGCCGAAGATGCCGCGGGGCAGCGTCTTCTGCGGGTTCTTCACTTCCTCTGCGGAGGTGGCCACCACGTCGAAGCCGATGAAGGCGAAGAACACCAGGGCGGCACCGGCGAAGATGCCCATGGTGCCGTACTGGGCAGGCGCAGCTCCGGTCAGGAAGCCAAAGAAGGACTGCTTCAGGACGTCCGCAGCGCCGGTGCCGCCCGTGGGCTCAGCTGCCGGAACGAAGGGGGTGTAGTTCTCGAACTTCACGTAGGTGAAGCCCACCACGATCACGAACAGCACCACCGCGATCTTGATCAGGGTGAAGACGTTGCCTACACGGGCGGAGAGCTTGGTGCCCAGCACCAGCAGCACGGTAAAGATGGCCACGATCAGGAATGCGCCCCAGTAGAGGTCCACGCCCCCCAGCGGGATGGCCGGCGGGATGTCCAGGCCGGTGAGGGCGAACACCTTGCTGAGGTAGATGCCCCAGTACTTGGCGATCACGGCGGCGGCGGTGAACAGTTCCAGGATCAGGTTCCAGCCGATGATCCAGGCAAGGAGCTCACCCATGGTGGCGTACGTGAAGACGTAAGCGGATCCCGCTACGGGAATGGCCGTGGCGAACTCGGCGTAGCACATGATGGCCAGCGCGCACGTGACGGCCGCAATCGCGAAGGACAGCGTAACGGCGGGACCTGCAAAGTTGGCGGCGGCCTTTGCGCCGACCGAGAAGATGCCGGCGCCGACAGCAACGGCGACGCCCATAATCATGAGGTCCCAGGTGCTGAGGGAACGCTTGAGCTTGCGTCCGGGCTCATCGGCGTCGGCAATCGACTGCTCGATGGATTTTGTCCGCAGAAGGTTCATTGGGGGTCACAATCCTGGTTTGTGAGGGAAACAGACCTATCAACGATACTGTCCATCCACTGGACGGTCCCAATCGTCCCGAATAGTGAGACGGTCCCGATGCCGAATATTCTTCCGCCAATGCACTCGGGGCCCTCCGAATGGAGAGCCCCGAGTGGCATTTGGTCGAACTTCCTAGGACGGCCAGTCCATCAGCGTTGACCGGATCAGGAAGCGTTTACCTTCAGGCGCTTCAACGGAAAAGCCGCTCCCTCTTCCCGGTACGACGTCGATGGTCAGATGGGTGTGGCTCCAGTAGTTGAACTGCTCCCGGGACATCCAAAACTCCAGCGGCAGGGGCTGCAGACCGTCCGAAAGGTCGAACAGCCCCAGCAGGACATCCGCGTCCCCCGTGATGAAGTCCCCGGCCGGATAGCACATGGGCGAGGACCCGTCGCAGCAGCCGCCGGACTGGTGGAACATGAGCGGGCCATGCTTGTCCCAAAGCATCCGGAGCAGATCCACGGCAGCCGGCGTGAGCGCGACCCGGGAGAAATCTTCCCCGGGCAGCGTCACGGCGGCAGCGAGCCCTTCAGCCGGCATCAGAACCTCAGCACCACGCGGCCGTCGATCTTGGCGTGCTTCATCTCATCGAGCACGGCATTGACCTCCGACAGCTCCCGCACGGACACCGTGGGGTGGATCTTCCCGCGGGCATAGAAGTCAAGGGCTTCCTCCATGTCCTGCCGGGTGCCGACGATCGAGCCGCGCACAGTCAGTCCCTTGAGCACAATCTCGAAGATCGGCGCCGGGAAATCCCCCGGCGGCAGTCCGTTGAACACGATGGTGCCGCCGCGGCGGGCCATCCCAATGGCCTGTCCGAACGCTGACGGGTGCACCGCAGTGACCAGGACTCCATGGCAGCCTCCTGTCTCCCGCTGGATTACTTCCACCGGGTCCTCATGCAGGGCGTTGACCGTGAGTTCAGCGCCGTGGGCCTTGGCCAGGGCCAGCTTGTCGTCGGCGATGTCCACGGCCGCAACCCGGAGTCCCATGGCCACGGCGTACTGGACCGCGATGTGCCCCAGGCCGCCGATGCCGGAAATGGTGACCCACTGGCCCGGCCGGGTCTCGGTCATCTTCAGCCCCTTGTAGACGGTGACGCCGGCGCAAAGCACCGGCGCCACCTCGACGGGGTCGGATCCCGCCGGTATGCGCGCCGCGAACCGGGAGTCCACCAGCATGTACTCCCCGAAGGAGCCGTCCACGCTGTACCCGCCATTCTGCTGCGCCTCGCACAGTGTTTCCCACCCCGTACGGCAGTACTGGCAGTCGCCGCAGGCTGACCACAGCCATGCGTTGCCCACCAGGTCACCGACGGCGAGGTCGGAAACTCCGTCGCCGAGGGCAACCACCTCGCCCACGCCTTCATGGCCGGGAACGAACGGAGGCGAGGGCTTGACCGGCCAGTCGCCTTCCGCTGCATGGAGGTCGGTGTGGCAGACGCCCGTGGTCAGGACCTTGACCAAGGCCTGTCCCGGCCCCGGCGTGGGAACGGCGATGTCCTTGACCGACAGGTCGGCGCCGAATTCGGTTACTACTGCTGCTTGCATTGTCGTCGTCATTGGCGAAATCCTTGCGTCGTTGTAGTGGTGCGGGCCTAGGCTTAGAAGAAGCCCAGCTTGTTTTCGTCGTAGCTGACCAGGAGGTTCTTGGTCTGCTGGTAGTGGTCCAGCATCATGGCGTGGTTCTCGCGCCCGATGCCTGAGGACTTGTAGCCGCCGAAGGCGGCGCCTGCCGGGTAGGCGTGGTAGTTGTTCACCCAGACGCGTCCGGCCTGGATCTCGCGGCCGGCGCGGTAGGCCACATTGCCGTTGCGGGACCAGACGCCGGCGCCCAGGCCGTACAGGGTGTCGTTGGCGATGCCCATGGCGTCGTTGTAGTCACTGAACCGGGTCACCGCCACCACGGGGCCGAAGATCTCCTCCTGGAAGATCCGCATCCGGTTGTGGCCCTCGAACACGGTTGGCTGGACGTAGAAGCCGCCGGCGAGGTCGCCCGGGAGTTCGGCACGGGCTCCGCCGGTGAGCACCTTGGCGCCTTCCTGCTTTCCGATGTCGATGTAGGACAGGATCTTCTCCAGCTGGTCGTTGGAGGCCTGCGCACCAACCTGAGTTTCGGTATCCAGCGGGTTGCCCTGGATCATCTTCTCCACCCGGGCCACGGCGTCGGCCATGAAGGACTCGTAGATGTCCTCCTGCACGAGGGCACGCGAGGGGCAGGTGCAGACTTCGCCCTGGTTGAAGGCGAACAGGGCAAAGCCCTCCTGGGCCTTGTCGTAGAAGGCGTCGTTTTCCTGGGCAACGTCGTTGAAGAAGATGTTGGGGCTCTTGCCGCCCAGTTCCAGGGTGACGGGGATGAGGTTCTGGCTGGCGTACTGGCTGATGAGCCGGCCCGTCGTGGTTTCACCGGTGAAGGCGACCTTCCGGATCCGGGAGCTGGAGGCCAGCGGCTTGCCGGCCTCGACGCCGAAGCCGTTGACCACGTTGATCACGCCGGCGGGCAGCAGGTCCCCGATGAGTTCCATCAGCACCAGGATGGATGACGGCGTCTGCTCGGCGGGCTTGAGCACCACGGTGTTGCCGGCAGCGAGCGCGGGGGCAAGCTTCCAGACGGCCATCAGGATGGGGAAGTTCCAGGGAATGATCTGGCCCACCACGCCGAGCGGTTCGTGAAAGTGGTAGGCGGTGGTGTTGTCATCGAGCTGGGACAGGCTGCCCTCCTGGGCGCGGACCGCGGAGGCGAAGTAGCGGAAGTGGTCCGAGGCCAGCGGCAGGTCGGCGTTGAGGGTTTCCCGCACGGGCTTGCCGTTGTCCCAGGTTTCGGCCACGGCGAGCATCTCGAGGTTCTCATCGATGCGGTCGGCGATCTTGTTCAGGATGGCGGCGCGTTCCGCCACGGAGGTCTTGCCCCAGGAGGGTGCGGCCTTGTGTGCCGCGTCCAGGGCGAGCTCGATGTCCTCGGCGGTGCCTCGGGCCACCTGGCAGAACGCCTTGCCCGTCACCGGGGTGATGTTCTCGAAGTACTGGCCCTTCACCGGGGCCACCCATTCGCCGCCAATCCAGTTCTCGTAGCGGTCCTTGAAGGTGACCTTCGAACCTTCGGTTCCCGGCTGCGCGTAAACGGTCATGTGCTTGGCTCCTTTGCTGTGCAGAAGGCTGGCCCATAGGGGCGCTCGCCGATGAAGCCAGCGTAGGAGCGGGGAGGTTGCAGCAAGGTTGCAACGATGCGACGCAGGTCACAACGGGCGCCGGCGGGGCCGGGTTTCAGGCGCGGAGTTCGGCTTCCAGCCGTTCCAGGTCGGCGACGACGGCGGCCCGCTTGGGTGAGCGCGGCGGCAGGAGGCGGAGCGCGGCGCGGCGGATGACGACGTCGTCCCTTGCCTCCGGGAGCGCAGCGTACT is a window from the Arthrobacter sp. NicSoilC5 genome containing:
- the htpX gene encoding zinc metalloprotease HtpX, which translates into the protein MHNHHNGLKTAALFGVLWAVLLGLGAIIGVGTRSSAPIWIMALIGVGTTFYGYWNSDKIAIRSMQAFPVTEAQAPQLYQIVRELSMRANQPMPRIYVSPTMNPNAFATGRNPQNAAVCCTEGILQLLDPRELRGVLGHELMHVYNRDILTSSVAAAVAGVITSVGQMLLFFGGGDRRNANPLAMIAMALLAPFAASLIQMAISRTREYDADEDGSQLTGDPLALASALAKIERGVSLAPLPQDQRLVNASHLMIANPFRGGGMNKLFATHPPMRDRIARLERMAGRQQ
- a CDS encoding DUF779 domain-containing protein; the protein is MPAEGLAAAVTLPGEDFSRVALTPAAVDLLRMLWDKHGPLMFHQSGGCCDGSSPMCYPAGDFITGDADVLLGLFDLSDGLQPLPLEFWMSREQFNYWSHTHLTIDVVPGRGSGFSVEAPEGKRFLIRSTLMDWPS
- a CDS encoding MFS transporter — protein: MGKILADVTPLKESPAFRRLWLGSAVSAVGSQLTLVAVSLEVYRLTQDSFYVGLLGIFALVPLVVGGLMGGSIADAHDRRRIALLASTVLWLTTGLIALQAWLQLGNVWVLYLLVALQSGAQAINQPARSAIIPMLIRKELLPAANALSMLSLGLAMTAGPLLAGVLVAWLGFGWTYTIDFASFAFVLWAVYRLPPMPPAGTRSKVGLRSVVEGFRFLGTRPNLRMTFIIDLVAMVLAQPRALLPAVAALMIGGGEATVGILLACTAVGAFLAGLFSGPLGSVRRQGTAVVVSVMGWGASIGAFGLVVLLAGPAPDGAVTLWLLPAAACCALAGIADSISSVFRNTILQAAAPDHLRGRLQGVFIVVVAGGPRIGDLLAGGATKLLNEGWVLLVGGALCIAGAWLAAKLQPGFRKYDARNPVP
- a CDS encoding catalase, which encodes MTAVSTTQSGAPVTSDAHSKSVGADGAIILTDHYLVEKLAQFNRERVPERVVHAKGGGAFGTFKATEDISKYTKAAFLQPGVETEMLIRFSSVAGENGSPDTWRDPRGFAVKFYTTEGNYDLVGNNTPVFFIRDGIKFPDFIHSQKRLPGTHLRDADMQWDFWTLSPESAHQVTWLMGDRGLPASWREMQGYGSHTYQWINAEGERFWVKYHFKSNQGVNSMTSEQAEQLAGSDADFYIRDLSENIEAGNFPSWDLHVQVMPYEDAKTYRFNPFDLTKVWPHADYPLIKVGTMELNKNPENYFAQIEQATFAPSNFVPGIAASPDKMLQARIFSYADAHRYRVGTNHAQIPVNQPKNQVNNYSQDGQGRFLFNAPSVPVYAPNTFGGPAAVEPQNPAGGWENDGELTLAAHSLHAEDGDFVQAGALYREVYNEGEKARFLETITGAVGGVKRSDIKERAIQYWTNVDAELGAKLRANLGAGAAPSAPASDAESANKIG
- a CDS encoding Fur family transcriptional regulator, with protein sequence MTEHFDGQEAWAAALRAHGRRVTKQRLAVLAAVERHPHSPAESILAAARTELPELTAQSVYVVLGDLTDLHMLRRFEPPHSPALYETRVGDNHHHAICISCGRVEDVDCAVGHAPCLTPHWNPDAKPMTIQIADVMYQGICQECQQAQQLPPPSPSQEKEK
- a CDS encoding amino acid permease, which translates into the protein MNLLRTKSIEQSIADADEPGRKLKRSLSTWDLMIMGVAVAVGAGIFSVGAKAAANFAGPAVTLSFAIAAVTCALAIMCYAEFATAIPVAGSAYVFTYATMGELLAWIIGWNLILELFTAAAVIAKYWGIYLSKVFALTGLDIPPAIPLGGVDLYWGAFLIVAIFTVLLVLGTKLSARVGNVFTLIKIAVVLFVIVVGFTYVKFENYTPFVPAAEPTGGTGAADVLKQSFFGFLTGAAPAQYGTMGIFAGAALVFFAFIGFDVVATSAEEVKNPQKTLPRGIFGGLALVTLLYILVSLALTGMVSYTQLAEAKSPTLTTAFEAVGDTSAAKVIAFGSLVGLTTVIMVLLMGLSRVVLAMSRDGLLPRALSKTSDKRSTPVRLQVICGAAVALVAGLTNVDLLEEMINIGTLSAFVVVSLGILVLRKKRPDLKPAFRVPFGKVLPIVSAVLCLYLMTNLAVETWIFFAFWLVLGLAIYFAYGQRHSRLNERFAEANASVNGASGAAPRKAAEPEDEDELSRT
- the efeB gene encoding iron uptake transporter deferrochelatase/peroxidase subunit, whose product is MDPAVGERPTAGARLSRRGLFGIAGLGGAAAGLAAGFLGHDAVAASAAPPAADSPVVPFHGDHQAGITTPAQDRLHMAAFDVTTTKRDELIQLLKDWTRAAEALTEGRPAGATGAVDGPYGAPPEDTGEALDLNAGKLTLTFGFGAGLFEKDGVPRFGLDGRRPEALIDLPHFPGDDLDPARSGGDLVVQACADDPQVAVHAIRNLARIGFGKVRVRWSQLGFGRTSSTTRAQQTPRNLFGFKDGTNNLKVEDDQLLDQHVWATAGRPEDAWLAGGSYLVARRIRMHIETWDRTSLGEQEGLIGRTKGTGAPLSGGEEFTEPDFTRQGKGGKPLIPLDSHMRMAHPSQNSGVRMLRRGYNYTDGSDGVGHLDAGLFFIAFVTDPRSHYVPMQMAMAKGDTLAVEYLKHTGSGLFAVPGGVKPGGFIGDGLFA
- a CDS encoding DUF2461 domain-containing protein, producing MNTFAGIPPEAFRFYAQLEDNNNRDWWLEHKATYDESVKEPLTLLLSELEPEFGPAKLFRPNRDIRFSLDKSPYKTAQGAFAARQEGVGFYLQINADGLLIGGGYHSHTPAQLARFRAAADASASGAALQDIVDAVAGAGFAIEGEKLKTVPRGFDKDHPRAELLKHKSLSAGVEVGQPEWVSTPAAKEQIAERWRQLRPLVEWVGRYAAP
- the adhP gene encoding alcohol dehydrogenase AdhP, which codes for MTTTMQAAVVTEFGADLSVKDIAVPTPGPGQALVKVLTTGVCHTDLHAAEGDWPVKPSPPFVPGHEGVGEVVALGDGVSDLAVGDLVGNAWLWSACGDCQYCRTGWETLCEAQQNGGYSVDGSFGEYMLVDSRFAARIPAGSDPVEVAPVLCAGVTVYKGLKMTETRPGQWVTISGIGGLGHIAVQYAVAMGLRVAAVDIADDKLALAKAHGAELTVNALHEDPVEVIQRETGGCHGVLVTAVHPSAFGQAIGMARRGGTIVFNGLPPGDFPAPIFEIVLKGLTVRGSIVGTRQDMEEALDFYARGKIHPTVSVRELSEVNAVLDEMKHAKIDGRVVLRF